The following proteins come from a genomic window of Candidatus Bipolaricaulis sibiricus:
- a CDS encoding Peptide chain release factor 1 has translation MDRILSRVDEAAAELRRLEGELSQPGVVSRSDYADLSRRYARLRELVAKGEGLRQLLDSIAEEEELLRDETDDALREELRGELERDRARADSLSQELLRMFLPENPADRKNAIVEIRAGAGGEEAALFAAELFRMYSRYAERKGFTVRIMDTHPTPLGGMKQVVFAVEGEGAYGRLRYESGVHRVQRVPETEASGRVHTSTATVAVLPEAEEIEVEIRPDDLKMDTYRASGPGGQHMQKNETAVRITHIPTGIVVACQDERSQHRNRDLALRILRAKLWEIQEHTRATELREARRRQIGTGDRSEKIRTYNFPQTRVTDHRIGLTVHRLAEVMDGDLDQLIDPILTAEVTETLAG, from the coding sequence GTGGACCGGATTCTGTCGCGCGTCGATGAAGCAGCTGCCGAACTGCGGAGGCTCGAAGGCGAGCTCTCCCAACCGGGAGTGGTCTCCCGCTCCGACTATGCCGATCTGTCGCGGCGCTACGCCCGTCTTCGGGAGCTCGTCGCCAAGGGGGAAGGACTCCGGCAGCTGCTCGATTCGATCGCCGAAGAGGAGGAACTCCTGCGCGACGAGACGGATGACGCCCTGCGCGAGGAACTGCGGGGTGAGCTCGAGCGGGATCGAGCGAGGGCCGATTCGCTGTCCCAGGAACTCCTGCGCATGTTCCTCCCCGAGAACCCGGCCGACCGCAAGAACGCGATCGTGGAGATCCGGGCCGGGGCAGGAGGAGAGGAGGCCGCGCTGTTCGCGGCGGAGCTGTTCCGTATGTACAGCCGGTATGCGGAGCGGAAAGGGTTCACCGTCCGCATCATGGATACCCATCCCACGCCCCTGGGGGGGATGAAACAGGTTGTGTTCGCCGTCGAGGGGGAGGGCGCCTACGGGCGACTCCGCTACGAGTCGGGCGTCCACCGGGTGCAGCGGGTCCCAGAGACCGAGGCCAGCGGGCGGGTCCACACCTCCACCGCCACCGTCGCCGTGCTTCCCGAAGCCGAGGAGATCGAGGTCGAGATCCGACCCGATGATCTGAAGATGGATACGTACCGCGCCAGCGGCCCCGGCGGCCAGCACATGCAGAAGAACGAGACGGCGGTTCGCATCACCCACATCCCGACGGGGATCGTTGTGGCGTGTCAGGACGAGCGCAGCCAGCACCGCAACCGCGACCTTGCTCTGCGCATCCTCCGCGCCAAGCTGTGGGAGATTCAGGAGCACACCCGGGCCACCGAGCTCCGTGAGGCGCGGCGAAGGCAGATTGGGACCGGCGATCGCTCGGAGAAAATCCGCACCTACAACTTTCCCCAGACGCGGGTCACCGACCACCGGATCGGTCTCACCGTGCACCGCCTGGCCGAGGTGATGGACGGGGACCTCGATCAGCTCATCGATCCCATTCTCACGGCCGAGGTGACGGAGACCCTCGCTGGCTAG